DNA from Micromonospora sp. M71_S20:
GGCGGCACGCACCACGGCGTGGGTGGGCCGCCCCGCGACCGTCACCACCCGCAGGTCGACCACCCGGTCGCCGAGCCCCGCCTTGGGCAGCCACCGCTCCACGTGCAGGCCCTCCCCGGCGATCCGGTCGACGATCGCGGCGACCTCGGCCTCGTCGGTGTAGCGGCGTGGCCGTAGTGAATTGAACAGCCCGTCCGGTGTCGCCTCGACCGTGGTGACCGCCTGCACCCGCCGCCCGGCCACCGCCAGCGCGACGACCCCGGCGGCGGACGAGCCGTGCGCGGGCTTGACGAACACGCGGCTCCAGCGGGCCGCCGCCATCGCCGCCCGCAACTGCTCCCACCCGTGCACGGCGGGCAGCGCGGCCGGGACCGGCACCCCGGCGGTGGCCAGCCGCGCGTGGCAGCGCCGCTTGTCGCAGAGCACCGCGACGTCCGCCGGGTCGTTGAGCAGTTCCGCTCCGCCGGCGGCGACCCGGTCCAGGCCCCGCAGCAGTCCGGCGTACGTGGCGGCCAGGCCGACCAGCTCGCCGTGCCGGGCCGGGGCGGCGGACCGGCGCAGCAGCCGGTCCACCTCCGCGTCCTCCCCGGGCGAGTCGACCCGTACCACCGCGCCGGCCGCCGGGGGCGCCGCCCCGGTCAGCACGTCGGCCCACGGCAGCACCGCCGGTCGGGGCAGGCCGGCGCCGACGACCGCCCGGGTGAACAGGTCGACCCGACGGTTACCGGGGTTGCCGACGACGGTCAGGCGCATGTCACTCCGACACCGCCGTGTAGCGGTAGCTCTCGCCGTCGTACTCGTCGGGCTCCTGCGGGTCGGAGTCGTCCACCCGGACGCCCGGCAGCGCGGCGACCAGTGACGCGGCCGTCTCCTCCGACAGGTAGTGGTGGTGTAGGTCCAGCTCCGCCAGGTGGGTCAGCGGCTGCCCGGCCAGGAGGGCCGCCGCGCCCTCGTCGCCGAGCGTGCCCATCGACAGGTCCAGCCGTTCCAGCCGGGGCACCACCGGCGCCGACGCCAGCGCCCGGGCGAGGTCGTCGGCGATCTCCGAGTTGCACAGGCCGAGCCGGCGCAGCCCGGGGAACCGCTCCCCGGCCAGCAGCGGGGCCAGGTCGGCCACCTGCGCGTCGCCGCCGTAGTCGGAGGTGCCGAGCCACAGCTCCAGGTCGGTCAGCGCGGGCAGGTCGGAGTCGAGCACCGCGCCGACGAAAGCCCGGGACAGCCCGCCGCTCTCCACCGCCAGCTCCCGCAGCCGCGCGTGCCGCACGGGAGAGAAGGCGAGGTCCTCGCCACCGCGTACCCGCAGCACCTCCAGCTGCGGGTACGCCGTCAGCAGCGGGCTGACGTCGCCCACCTTCATCCAGGAGACCTCGCACTCCTCGACGGTGATGTCACCGAGGAACAGGGCACGCAGGGCGGGCAGGCGCGACGCCGCCGCGCAGAGCTGCGCGACCGGGGCGGTGTGGAACGCCGCGTAGCCCCAGGAGCCGATGACCAGGGAGTCCACGGACGGCCCGGCCTGCGCGACGAACCGGTCGAACGCGACGCGGAACTCCTCCGAGAGCTTGTACTCCATGCTCTCGTTGAAGTGCCAAAGGGCGAACCGCCACGAGACCGGGCCGTCCACCATGGGCAGCGGCCCGTCGACGGGGACGTCCACCACCGGGCGGCCGGCGAAGTGGCGCGCGTGGGAACCGAAGGCCATGTCCGCTCACTCCCCGACGGCCGTGTAACGGTGCGGCGTGCCGTCGAAGTCCTCGGCGACCTGTGGGTCCGAGAGGTCCACCCGCACGCCCGGCAGGGCGGCGGCCACCGCCGCGGCCATCTCCTCGGAGAGGAAGTGGTGCTCCAGGTCGAGCCGCGTCAAATGGGTCAGCGGCTGCCCGGCCAGCAGCGCCTTCGCGCCCTCGTCGGTCAGCGTGCCCATCGAGAGGTCGAGCGCCTCCAGCCGGGGGACGACCGGTGCGGTCGCGACGGCCGCCGCCACGGCGTCGGCGATCTCCGCGTTGCAGAGCCCGAGGTGTCGCAGCGCCGGCAGGCCGGCGCCGGAGAGCACCCCGGCCAGGTCCTCGGCGCTCGCGTCGCCGCCGTAGTCCCTCCTGCCGAGCCAGAGGTCCAGCCGGTGCAGGGCCGGCAGCTCGCACGCGCCGACGGCACGGACCACCCCGGCCGGCAGCCCGCCGGACTCGAACCGCAGCTCCCGCAGCTCGGCGTGGCGGATCGGCTCCAGCCGCAGGCCCTGGGCCCCGCGCACCCACAGCACCCCCAGCGACGGGTACGCCGCGAGCAGCGGCGTGATGTCGCCGTGGGTGAGCCAGGAGATCTCGCACTGCTCGTAGGTCAGGTCGGCGAGGAAGACCGCCCGCAGCCCCGTCCACTCCGCGGCGGCCTCGACCAGCGGCTCGATCGGCAGCGGCCGCTCGTAGGCCTCGCCCCACTCGCCGATCACCAGGGCGCGCACCGCCTCGGGCGGCACCTGCTCCCGCAGCGCCCGTACGAGACCGAGGAACTCCTCGGCCTCCGCGTCGTGCTCCTCGACCTCCAGCCGCCAGGCGACCGCCGACGGATCGTCGGGAAGTGTCATTCCCGGGGTGAAGGTCACTACCGGTAATCCGACGAACGACGACACGTGCGAGCTGATCACGCCTACCTCCGGTCCGACTGGTGCAGCGGCGGCGCGACGGTAACAGGTCCGCCCGACAAGATGATCAGCAAGCCGGCCGGCGCTGCCGGTCTCCCGGCTCCGGCCGCCGGCCGGTCACAGCCCGAAGAACGCGAGGTAGGCGTCGATCTGGTGGGCGAGCATCGGCTCGCCGGGATGCGCCCGCAGGCCCCGGGCCCGCGCCTCGGCCAGCAGGACCGTCTCCGCCGGCGTCATGATGATGTCGGCGACCACGGCGTCCGCCGGCAGGTCGGCCACCGCGAACGACGGCGGGTCGTCGGGGCGCAGCCCCAGGGGCGTGGCGTTGACCGCGAGGTCGGCGTCGGCCAGGCGCGGTCGCGCCGTCGCGCCGACCCGGCCGGGGTACGCGGCACAGAGCCGCCGCCGCAGGGTCTCCAGCCGACCCGGGTCGGTGTCGCTCAGCCGCAGCTCCGCCACGCCGGCGTCGAGCAGGGCCACCGCGATCGCGCTGCCCGCCCCGCCCGCGCCCACCACGCACGCCCGGCGGCCCCGCGGGTGGTGTCCGGCCTCGGCCAGCCCACGGACGAACCCGTCGCCGTCGAAGGTGTCCGCGGTCCACGTCCCGTCGGGCTCGCGCCGCAGGGCGTTGGCGCTGCCGGCCAGGCGGGCGCGGTCGCTGGCCCGGTCGGCGAGGTCCAGCGCGGCGGCCTTGTGCGGCACGGTGATTAGCATCCCGTGCAGGTTTGCCACCCGTTGCAGCCCCCGCACCACCTGGGTGAGGTCGGCCGCCGCCGCGTGGACCGGGACGAGCACCGCGTCGGTGCCGCGCCGGGCCAGCACGGGGTTGAGCAGCCCGGGGGCGCGCACCTGCGCGATCGGGTCGCCGAGCAGCGCGTACACCCGGGTGGCGCCGCCTATCTCGGTCATGGGCGTCTCCCGCGGGGGCAGGGGTCGTCCGGCGCGGCCGGACCGGGGCGGTGCCGACCCTACGCGACGGCGGCACCCGCCCCGACCCGGGCACGTCGGCCACCGGCGGCAGACGGGCCGCGCCCACCCGGCCGGGGGCGGCCGGGTGGGCGCGTTGGTTTCCGCGGGTTATCAGCCGCTGGACGACGGCCTGCGGATCGCGTCGCGCACGCGGTCGATGACCGCCAGCGCCGGTCCGGCCGCGAGGTTGCCCTTCGCGGACTGGGCGCTGGGGTGCGGGCGCGTCGGCGCGGTCGCCTCCGCCATCCGTACGGCGCCGGCCATCGTGCGGAGCCGGTCGGCGGGTACGTGCTGGCGCAGCAGCGGGAACTCCTGGCGTTCCTCGTAGCGGGCGTGGGTGAGCACCGCGTCGCGCAGCAGGATGATGCCGGTGTCGAAGCCCTCGGCGTCGACACCTCCGGCGATCAGGGTCTTCAGCGTCTCCTTGGCCTGGCGTTCCTCGGCGAGGCGCTCGTCGACCATGGCGTCGCCGCCCCCGCCCGGCAGCGTCCGGGCCAGCGGGTGGACGACCTCCTCCTCGGCGGTCTCGTGCGCGGCGAGGAGCTTCACCAGGTCGTCGAAGGCTTCCCGGCGGGTCTCGCCGGTGCTGCCGATCACCAGCAGGAACAGCTCCTCGATGCGCGCGTGCTGGGCCAGCAGCAGGTCGACGACGTCGTCCTCGGGGCCGCGCGTGGCCGGGGCACCGGTGTCAGGCATGGCTGCCTCCCCGCGCGCGCAGCGACTCCACCGGGTGGGGCCCCTCGGTCTCGATGCGGTACTCGTCGCCGAAGCGCTCCCGGTGCATGTCGATCACCTGCTCGCTCGGCGGCTTCTGCCCGTCGTGCAGTTGCTGCTGCATCGACTCGAACCGCTCGTGCGCCTCCCGCACGTACCCCTCGCCGATCTTGTTGAGGTCGACCTGGGTGGCGAGCAGGTGGCGCAGGTACTCCTTGTTGGGCTCGAAGGTAAGCGGCTCGGGCAGGCCCGCGTTGCCCACGATCTCCTCCGGCTCGCGGCCGTCGTGGCGGCGCAGCAGCTCGGCGGCCTGTTGCAGGTGCGCCAGCTCCATCTGCAGGTGCAGCTCCCACACCGCCCTGATCCGCGGGTCGCTCTCCTGCTGCATGAAGGAGTAGTAGAGCCAGCACTCGTTGTACTCGTGGGTGAGCAGCCGCTCCCACCAGTTCTCGCCCGGGTCGAGCAGCGACTCGTAGTGCGTGACGTGCTCCTGCTCGATGAGGCTGATCTCCTGGTAGAGCTGCCGCGCGATGGGCTCCATGTACTGCGGTCCGACGTTCATGTAATAGAACATGACCTGCTGCTCGGCCGACAGGATGGTCAGCGCGTGCAGCTTGGAGCGGGGGTCGACGGTGTTGCGGTCGTACGGGGTGCGCACCTCGTCGAACGGGTGCCGGTGCTCGACGACGGTGGGTCGGCCGGGCATGACCTCGGTCAGGCCCTGCACGATCTTGTCCGCCTTGCGGCGTTCCACCATCTCGTAGAGGTTGGCGTAGCGGTAGAGGTGGTCGAAGTCCTCCAGCACGCCGAACTCGTAGCCCTGCTTCAGGTACGGGTCCGGCTCGTGCCGGGCCACCCACGCGGTCAGGTCGACGGCCACCTGCTCGTAGCCGAGCGTCGTCTCCAGCACGCTCGCGGCGCCGGGCAGCAGCCAGTTCACCACCCGCTGCTGCTGGCTCTCCAGGTAGCGCACGTACGCCAACTGCCGGCGGACCTCCTGGTCGGGGCAGTTGCGGGCGAACTGGTGCTGGAAGTTGATCGCCTCGACCTCGATGCCGTTCATGGTGATGATGCGGCAGCGGGTGTACGGGTCGACCGCCTCCGGGTCGATCGGCTCCACGTTGAGTTCGCGCCAGTTGCGGATCTGGCTCTCCAGCGGGATTCCTTTGTGCTCCAACGGGTTGAACACGGCGTCTCCTTCTTCGGCCGGGGTATCGACTGCGCTACCCCGACAGTCCGGGCGAAAACGGCTGGCCCGGGCTTTCCTGCGCCGGGGGACTGGTGATTTCACCGATGCGGCGCCGCCGGCACCGTCGAAGACTGATGCATGTCGATATGCCCCGTCCCGTAGGGAGTGCCCGACGTGTCATCACCCACCACCACCGCCCGTCCCCGTCCCGCCACCCGCCTCGCCGGGCTGGCCGTGGCCGCCGTCCTCGCCACGGTGGGCGCGCTGGCCGCGCCGCCGGCCGCCCAGGCCGCCGCCAACCCGTACGAGCGCGGTCCCGCCCCGAGCGTCGCCCTGCTGGAGGCCAGCCGCGGCCCGTTCGCCACCGCGTCGCAGAGCGTCTCCTCGCTCAGCGTCACCGGCTTCGGCGGGGGCGTCATCTACTACCCGACCAGCACCGCCGAGGGCACCTTCGGCGCCGTCGCCATCTCGCCCGGCTACACCGCCGCCTGGTCCAGCATCGACTGGCTCGGTCCGCGGATCGCCTCGCACGGCTTCGTGGTGATCGGCATCGAGACCAACACGCGCCTCGACCAGCCCGACAGCCGCGGCCGGCAGCTGCTCGCCGCGCTCGACTACCTGACACAGCGCAGCTCGGTGCGCGGCCGGATCGACGCCAGCCGCCTCGCCGTCTCCGGCCACTCGATGGGCGGCGGCGGCAGCCTGGAGGCCGCGGTCGCCCGGCCGTCGTTGCAGGCCGCCGTGCCGCTCGCGCCGTGGAACCTGGACAAGTCCTGGTCCGACGTCCGGGTGCCGACGCTGATCATCGGCGGCGAGAGCGACAGCGTCGCGCCGGTCTCGTCGCACTCGGAGCCGTTCTACACCAGCATCCCGGCCTCGTCGGAGAAGGCGTACCTGGAGCTCAACGGGGCGAGCCACTTCTTCCCGCAGACGGTCAACACGCCCACCGCCCGGCAGGCCGTGGCCTGGTTGAAGCGATTCGTCGACGACGACACCCGCTACGAGCAGTTCCTCTGCCCCGGCCCGAGCGGCTCCGCCATCCAGGAGTACCGCAACACCTGCCCGAGCGCCTGACGCCTGCCGGGGGCGACCGCCACCCGCGGTCGCCCCTCGGCGCGTGGCTGCCCGCCCGGTGCAGAAACCGTCGGTCGCCGCCCCGGTCGGGGCGGCGACCGACGAGCGTGTGCGTCCGGGGTATCGAAGCTATTGACGGCCCACGTCAGAAACGTACACTCCCAGTGTAAATACTGGCGGCTGCCGGGGGGACGGGTGATGGAGCAAGGGCTCGCACTGCACCACATCGGGGTCCGCTTCGGCGGCCTCACCGCCCTCGACGACGTCTCGCTGCGGGTGCCGCCCGGCCGGGTGGTCGGCGTGATCGGTCCCAACGGGGCCGGCAAGACCACGCTGTTCAACGTCGTCTGCGGCTTCGTCACGCCCGACGAGGGCTCGCTGAGCCTCGACGGCCGGCCGCTGCGCCCGCGCCCGCACCGGCTGACCCGGCTGGGCGTCGCCCGCACGTTGCAGGGCACCGGGCTCTTCGCCGGGCTCACCGTGCTGGAGAACGTGATGACCGGGGCCACCCACACCGCCCGCGCCGGCTTCCTCTCCGCCCTGCTGGGCCTGCCCCGCAGCGACCGCGACGAGCGCCGGCTGCGCCGGCACGCCCTCGACGTCCTCGACACCCTGGGCATCGCCGGGCACGCCGACGCCGCGCCGGGCACGCTGCCCTTCGCCGTACGCCAGCGGGTCGCCCTGGCCCGCGCGCTGGCCGCGCGTCCCCGACTGCTCCTGCTCGACGAGCCCGCCGGGGGCCTCGGCGGCGACGACATCGCCGAGCTGGCGGAGCTGATCCGGGGGCTGCCCCGACGCGACACCGACCCCTGCGCGGTGCTGCTGGTGGAGCACCACATGGACCTGGTGATGTCCGTCTGCGACGAGATCGTGGTGCTCGACTTCGGGCGGGTGATCGCCGCCGGCACCCCCGACGAGGTGCGCGACGACCCGGCGGTCGCCGACGCCTACCTCGGCGCGACGGTCGACGAGGCCGCCGCATGACCGGCGAGGACCTGCTCGAGGTGCGCGGCCTGGTGGCCGGCTACGGCGGCGCGCCGGTGCTGCACGGGATCGACCTCACCGTCACGCGGGGCGCCATCGCGGCGGTGGTCGGCGCCAACGGGGCCGGCAAGACCACCCTGCTGCGCACCCTGTCCGGCATGCTGCGCCCGGCGGCCGGCCGGGTCGTCCTGGCCGGGGAGGACCTGCGCGGCGTCCCCGTCGAGCAGCTCGTGCGTCGCGGCATGGCCCACGTGCCGGAGGGCCGCGGGGTGGTCGGCGAGCTGACGGTGGACGAGAACCTGCGCCTCGGCGGGCTGTGGCGGCGCGACCGGGCCGACGCGGCCCGCGCCCTCGACGAGGTCTACCAGCTCTTCGAGCCGCTGGCCCGGCGGCGGCGACACCTCGGGCACCAGCTCTCCGGCGGCGAGCGGCAGATGCTCGCCCTCGGCCGGGCCCTCGTCGGCCGGCCCCGCCTGCTGCTGCTCGACGAGCCGTCGCTCGGCCTGGCGCCGCGGGTGGTCGCCCAGACCATGGCCCTGCTGCGCCGGCTGCGCGACGATACCGGGCTGACCGTCCTGCTCGTCGAGCAGAACGTGCGCAGCGCGCTGTCCGTCGCCGACCAGGGCGTGGTGATGTCCCTGGGCCGGGTCGTCACCACCGCCCCGGCCGCCCGGCTGCGCGACGACGCCGACCTGCGGCACGCCTACCTCGGCTTCTGAACCCTCGTCCCCGCAAGGGAGGACCGTTGGACCGCTTCGTCTTCCTCACCCTCGACGGCTTGTCCAGGGGCGCGGTCCTCGCCGCGTTCGCACTGGCGCTGGTGCTCATCTGGCGGGCGGCCCGGATCGTCAACTTCGCCCAGGGCGCGATGGCCGTCGCCACCGCGTACGTGGCCTACAGCGTCTCCGCCGCGACCGGCTCGTACTGGCTGGGCTTCCTGGCCGCGCTCGGCGCCGGGCTGCTCCTCGGCGCGGCGGTGGACCTGGTCGTCATGCGCTTCGTCGACCACACCTCGCCGCTCAACCCGGTGATCGTCGCGCTGGGGCTGGTGCTGCTGATCCAGGCCGTCCTCGGCATGGCGTACGGCAGCGAGTTCCTGCCCGCCGCGACGCCGTTCTCCCGGACCGCGCTGACCGTGGGCGGCGTCGCCGTCCTGTCGCCGTACGACCTGTTCGTCTTCGCGGCGGTCGCGGTGGTGGTCGTGGGGCTCGCCTGGACCTTCACCCGCACGGCGGTGGGTCTGCGGATGCGCGCGGCGGCGTTCGCCCCCGAGGTGTCCCGGCTGCTCGGGGTGAACGTCGGCGGCATGCTCACCCTCGGGTGGGCGCTGGCCTCCGGGGTCGGCGCCCTGGCCGGCATGCTGGTCATCCCCACCGAGCTGGGCCTGCACCCGCACGCGATGGACCTGGTCTTCGTCTCGGCGTTCACCGCCGCCGTGGTGGGTGGGCTGGACAGTCCACCGGGGGCGGTGGTCGGCGGCCTCGCGGTCGGCCTGCTGCTCTCCTACGTCAGCGGCTACGCCGGCAGCGACGTCACCCCGCTCGCGGTGCTGGTGCTGCTGCTGGCGGTGCTGCTGGTGCGTCCCGGCGGGCTGTTCGCCCCGGTCGCGGCGAGGCGGGTGTGAGCGCCACCCGGGCGGTGACCCCGCCGGACACGGAGGCGCGGGTCGACCGCGCCGGCCCCGCCGAGCCCCGCCTCGGCTCGACCCTGCTGCGTCACCTCGGCCTCGCGGCCGTCGCCGCGCTGCTGCTGGTGGCCGCCAGCTACGGACTGGAGCCGTTCCGCAACTTCCAGCTCGCGACCGTGGCCGCCTACCTGTGCGCCACCGCCGGGCTGACCGTCCTCACCGGGCTCAACGGTCAGCTCTCGCTGGGGCACGGCGCGCTGATGGCGACCGGCGCGTACACGGTGGCCCTGTGCCAGAACGCGTTCGCCGACGCCGGGATGACCGGCGGCTGGCTGCTCCCGGTGTCGCTGGGCGCCGCCGTCCTGGCCGCCCTCGTGGTGGGCGCCGTGGTCGGGGTGGCCGCCGCCCGGCTGCGCGGCCCGTACCTGGCCGGCGTCACCCTGGCCGTGGCGGTCGTGGTGCCGGCGCTGACCGTCACCTTCGACGGCGTGTTCAACGGCGAGCAGGGGCTGGCGGTTCCGGTCGAACCTCCGCCGGTGGCCCTCGGCGCGTACTTCCCCTACGAGCGCTGGCAGCTCTGGGTGACCGCCGCGGCCACCCTGCTGGCCCTGCTGCTGCTGGCCAACCTCGTCCGCAGCCGGTACGGCCGCACCTTCCGGGCGGTCCGCGACGACGAGGTCGCCGCCCGCCTCGCCGGCATCCACGTCGCCCGCACCCAGGTCCTCGCCTTCGTGGTCAGCGCGGCCGGCGCCGGGCTCGGCGGCGCCCTGCTCGCGGTCCTCGCGCAGAGCGTGTCGCCCGGGGCCTTCTCGCTCACGCTGTCGCTGTTCCTGCTGATGGCGGTCGTCATCGGCGGGCTGGGCAGCCTCGCCGGCGCGGCCTGGGGCGCCGTCCTGCTGGTCGCCCTGCCCGACCTGACGCACGCCCTCACCGAGCAGCTCACCCTGTCGCCGGCGGTCGCGCAGCGGGTCGAGGGCAACCTGCCGCTGGCGATCTTCGGGATCACCCTGGTCGTCGTCATGATCGCCGCTCCTGGCGGCGTGCAGGGCCTGCTGTCCCGGCTGTCCCGGGCCGTCTCCGCGCGCCGGGCGAGCCGGCAGCGGTCCTGAGCCACCCCGCCGGCCGTCCGCACCACACCACCCACCACCCGCACCACGACCACCCACCACCCGGACCGAGGAAAGGTCGGTGTCTGACATGACACGAACGGCACGGCGCGGGCTCGCGCTCGCCACCGCCATCACCCTGCTCGTCGCCTCCGCCGCCTGCACCGGGGACGACGGTGGCGGCGGCGGGGGCCCGGTCCCCGGCGTCACCGACACCGAGATCGTGGTCGGCACGCACATGCCGCTCACCGGTCCGGCCTCCGCCGGCTACTCGAAGATCGCTCCCGCCACGAAGGCGTACTTCGACCATGTCAACGCCAACGGGGGCGTGCACGGCCGGAAGATCACCTACAAGATCATGGACGACGGCTACAACCCGGCGAACACGCAGCAGGTGGTCCGCCAGCTCGTCCTGCAGGACAAGGTCTTCGCCATCCTCAACGGGCTCGGCACGCCGACCCACACCGGCGTGCTCGACTTCCTCAAGAGCAACCGGGTGCCCGACCTCTTCGTCGCCTCCGGAAGCCGCAGCTGGGACCAGCCCGACCGGTATCCGGGCACGTTCGGCTTCAACCCCGACTACACGGTGGAGGGCAAGATCCTGGCCCAGCACGTGAAGACCAGCCTGCCGGGGCGCAAGGTCTGCTTCCTCGGCCAGGACGACGACTTCGGCCGGGACAGCCTGGTCGGCGTGGAGAAGGTGCTCGGCGCCGGCGCGGTGACGGCGAAGCAGACGTACGTCACCAGCAACACCAACGTGGCGCCCCAGATCGGCGCGTTCAAGGCGGCCGGCTGCCAGGTGGTCATCCTCGCCACCGTGCCCGGCTTCACCGCCCTGGCCGTCGGCACCGCCGCCCGGCTGAACTTCAAGCCGCAGTGGCTGGTCTCCAACGTCGGCGCCGACCACCCGACGCTGGCCAAGCAGCTCGGCGCCGCGGCGGGCCTGCTCGAGGGCATGGTCGGCGCCAACTACCTGCCGATGCAGAACGACGCCGCCGACCCGTGGATCCAGCTCTTCACCAAGGTCAACAAGGAGTACAACGGTGACGCGCCGTTCGACGGCAACACCGTCTACGGCATGGCGGTCGGTTACCTCTTCGTGCAGGTGCTCCTCGCCGCCGGCAAGGACCTCACCCGCGAGGCGGTCACCGAGGCCGTCCGCAAGGGCGGCTACCAGGGGCCCGGCCTGGCCCCGCTGCGCTACTCCGACACCGACCACTCCGGCTACGGCGGACAGCGGCTGACCCGGGTGAGCGGCGGGACGCAGGCCTACTTCGGGCCGACGTACGAGACGGACGAGGGCGACGGGCCGGTACGCGAGCACACCGCCCCGCCGGTGGCGCCGCCGGCCAACGGGGTGCCGACGGCCTCCTGACCGGTCGCACCCGGCACCGGCCGGGCGTGGCGCGTCGGTCTCCCGGCCCGCCACGCCCGGTCGGCGTCAGCTCAGCCGCTCGACGACCATCGCCATGCCCTGGCCGCCGCCGACGCACATGGTCGCCAGCCCGATCTCCTGGTCGTGCCAGCGCAGCGAGTTGATCAGCGTGGTGGTGATCCGGGCGCCGGTCATGCCGAACGGGTGGCCCACCGCGATCGCGCCACCGTTGACGTTGAGCCGGTCCCAGTCGACCCCCAGCTCCCGGGCGCTGGGCAGCACCTGCGCGGCGAACGCCTCGTTGATCTCGACGAGGTCGACGTCGTCGACGGACATGCCGGCCCGCCGCAGCGCCTGCCGCGACGCCGCCACCGGCCCGAGCCCCATGATCTCAGGGGAGAGGGCGCTCAGGCCGGTGGAGACGATCCGGGCCAGCGGGGTGACGCCCAGCTCCCGCGCCCGTACGTCCGACATCACGACGAGCGCGGCGGCGCCGTCGTTGAGCGGGCAGCAGTTGCCGGCGGTCACCGTGCCGTCGGGCCGGAACACCGGCGGCAGCGCCGCCACCGCCTCCAGGGTCACCCCGGCGCGCGGCCCGTCGTCGGCGGCCACCACCGCCCCGCCGGGGACGGTGACCGGGGTGATCTCGCGGGCCCAGAAGCCGTCGGCGATCGCCTTCTCGGCCAGCAGCTGCGACCGTACGGCGAACTCGTCCTGGCTCACCCGGGACACCCCGCGCAGGTGCGCCACGTTCTCGGCGGTCTGTCCCATCGCGACGTAGACGTCCGGCAGTTCGCCGTCCTCGCGCGGGTCGTGCCAGCCCGCCAGGTCGCCGGCCGCCCTGGTCGCGGTGCGCTCCAGGGCCCCGACGAAGGCGGGATTGGTGGTGCCGGGGTGCCCGTCGGCGCGGCCCCGGTCGTAGCGGGAGACGCACTCCACCCCGACCGAGAGGAAGGCGTGGCCCTCGCCCGCGCGGATGGCGTGCAGGGCCATCCGGGTGGTCTGCAACGACGACGAGCAGTACCGGTTGACGGTCGTGCCGGGCAGGTGGTCCAGCCCGAGCAGGGTGCCGACCACCCGGGCGAGGTTGTGGCCCTGCTCGCCCGCCGGCTGCCCGCAGCCGAGCATCAGGTCGTCGATCTCGCGCGGGTCGAGCGCCGGCACCTGGTCGAGGGCGGCGCGCACGATGGTGGCGGCCAGGTCGTCGGCGCGCAGGTCGCGCAGCGAGCCCTTGCGCGCGCGCCCGATCGGTGACCTGGCGGCGGCGACGATGACGGCTTCGGGCATGGGAGCGTCCTCTCCGGAGGGCCAACTATCTGCATCGACAGTGCTGTTATGTCGAGGTGCTGTCAATGGAATGTGACCTGTCCATCGACGTTCCGTCGTTGACGAGTGCCGATCGCCCTCCTACTATCTGCATCGTGAATGCAGATTCGGGGCGACTCGCGGGCCGGGTCGCCCTCGTCACGGGCGCCAGTCGCGGCATCGGCCTGGCCGTCGCCCGCCGGCTCGTGGCCGAGGGCGCCCGCGTCGGACTGACCGCGCGGCATCCGGAGGCCCTGGCCGAGGCGGTCGCGGCCCTGGGTGGGCCCGCCCACGCGGTGGCCGTCGCCGGCCGGGCCGACGACGCGGGGCACCGACGGGCGGCGGTCGACGCCGTGACCGAGGCGTTCGGGCCGGTCGACGTGCTGGTGAACAACGTCGGCATCAACCCGGCGTACGGACCGCTGGTCGAGCTGGACCTGGCGGCGGCCCGCAAGATCCTCGACGTCAACCTGGTCGGCACGCTCGGCTGGGTGCAGCAGGTCGCC
Protein-coding regions in this window:
- a CDS encoding ABC transporter ATP-binding protein, translating into MTGEDLLEVRGLVAGYGGAPVLHGIDLTVTRGAIAAVVGANGAGKTTLLRTLSGMLRPAAGRVVLAGEDLRGVPVEQLVRRGMAHVPEGRGVVGELTVDENLRLGGLWRRDRADAARALDEVYQLFEPLARRRRHLGHQLSGGERQMLALGRALVGRPRLLLLDEPSLGLAPRVVAQTMALLRRLRDDTGLTVLLVEQNVRSALSVADQGVVMSLGRVVTTAPAARLRDDADLRHAYLGF
- a CDS encoding branched-chain amino acid ABC transporter permease, producing the protein MDRFVFLTLDGLSRGAVLAAFALALVLIWRAARIVNFAQGAMAVATAYVAYSVSAATGSYWLGFLAALGAGLLLGAAVDLVVMRFVDHTSPLNPVIVALGLVLLIQAVLGMAYGSEFLPAATPFSRTALTVGGVAVLSPYDLFVFAAVAVVVVGLAWTFTRTAVGLRMRAAAFAPEVSRLLGVNVGGMLTLGWALASGVGALAGMLVIPTELGLHPHAMDLVFVSAFTAAVVGGLDSPPGAVVGGLAVGLLLSYVSGYAGSDVTPLAVLVLLLAVLLVRPGGLFAPVAARRV
- a CDS encoding branched-chain amino acid ABC transporter permease is translated as MSATRAVTPPDTEARVDRAGPAEPRLGSTLLRHLGLAAVAALLLVAASYGLEPFRNFQLATVAAYLCATAGLTVLTGLNGQLSLGHGALMATGAYTVALCQNAFADAGMTGGWLLPVSLGAAVLAALVVGAVVGVAAARLRGPYLAGVTLAVAVVVPALTVTFDGVFNGEQGLAVPVEPPPVALGAYFPYERWQLWVTAAATLLALLLLANLVRSRYGRTFRAVRDDEVAARLAGIHVARTQVLAFVVSAAGAGLGGALLAVLAQSVSPGAFSLTLSLFLLMAVVIGGLGSLAGAAWGAVLLVALPDLTHALTEQLTLSPAVAQRVEGNLPLAIFGITLVVVMIAAPGGVQGLLSRLSRAVSARRASRQRS
- a CDS encoding ABC transporter substrate-binding protein, which encodes MTRTARRGLALATAITLLVASAACTGDDGGGGGGPVPGVTDTEIVVGTHMPLTGPASAGYSKIAPATKAYFDHVNANGGVHGRKITYKIMDDGYNPANTQQVVRQLVLQDKVFAILNGLGTPTHTGVLDFLKSNRVPDLFVASGSRSWDQPDRYPGTFGFNPDYTVEGKILAQHVKTSLPGRKVCFLGQDDDFGRDSLVGVEKVLGAGAVTAKQTYVTSNTNVAPQIGAFKAAGCQVVILATVPGFTALAVGTAARLNFKPQWLVSNVGADHPTLAKQLGAAAGLLEGMVGANYLPMQNDAADPWIQLFTKVNKEYNGDAPFDGNTVYGMAVGYLFVQVLLAAGKDLTREAVTEAVRKGGYQGPGLAPLRYSDTDHSGYGGQRLTRVSGGTQAYFGPTYETDEGDGPVREHTAPPVAPPANGVPTAS
- a CDS encoding acetyl-CoA C-acetyltransferase, with translation MPEAVIVAAARSPIGRARKGSLRDLRADDLAATIVRAALDQVPALDPREIDDLMLGCGQPAGEQGHNLARVVGTLLGLDHLPGTTVNRYCSSSLQTTRMALHAIRAGEGHAFLSVGVECVSRYDRGRADGHPGTTNPAFVGALERTATRAAGDLAGWHDPREDGELPDVYVAMGQTAENVAHLRGVSRVSQDEFAVRSQLLAEKAIADGFWAREITPVTVPGGAVVAADDGPRAGVTLEAVAALPPVFRPDGTVTAGNCCPLNDGAAALVVMSDVRARELGVTPLARIVSTGLSALSPEIMGLGPVAASRQALRRAGMSVDDVDLVEINEAFAAQVLPSARELGVDWDRLNVNGGAIAVGHPFGMTGARITTTLINSLRWHDQEIGLATMCVGGGQGMAMVVERLS
- a CDS encoding SDR family oxidoreductase, whose amino-acid sequence is MNADSGRLAGRVALVTGASRGIGLAVARRLVAEGARVGLTARHPEALAEAVAALGGPAHAVAVAGRADDAGHRRAAVDAVTEAFGPVDVLVNNVGINPAYGPLVELDLAAARKILDVNLVGTLGWVQQVAAGMDERGGCVVNVSSIAGRTPSPGIAFYGVSKAAVDHLTACLAVELAPKVRVNAVAPAVVKTRFAAALHEGREEEVTRAYPLGRLGLPRDVAGAVAFLASDDAAWITGQTLVLDGGVSLAGRPAG